AAATATCGTAGCCCCCGCCGCCTACCGCAATCCAACGACCGTCACAATATTCATGAGCGAGACGGTGAGCAAGACGAGGAATCGCTTGATAAATCTTCATCGAGCAGGACAAATGGGTGAGGGGATCGTACGCATGAGCGTCACAACCATTTTGGGTCAGGATGACATCGGGCTTGAAGCCAGCTGCTAGCTTTGACACCAGCTCTTCATACACTTCCAGGAAAGAATCGTCTTCCGTGAAGGCATCGAGCGGAACGTTGACAGAATAACCGTAACCACTTCCATCTCCCCGTTCAGACAAATTGCCTGTTCCCGGGAAGAGATACTTTCCCGTTTCGTGAATGGATACAGTCAGTACATGAGGGTCATCATAAAACGCCCACTGGACCCCATCTCCATGATGGGCGTCTGTGTCGATGTACAGCACACGCGCATTCCAGTTTTTTCGCAAATAAGCGATCGCGACGGAGCAATCGTTGTAGATACAAAATCCAGAGGCGCGTCCACGAAAGGCATGATGCAGTCCACCAGCGGGATTGAAGGCGTGTTCTGCCTGTCCACTCATAACCGCGTCTACTGCGTTTAACGTACCTCCGACGATCAGCGAGGACGCTTCATGCATGTTCGAAAAACAGGGAACATCCTCTGTTCCCAAGCCATAACTGGCTGCCTGAGGAAGCTCGTGTTCACTATGGCCCTGATCGCGAACAAATTGGATATAACGTGGGTCATGCACCAGGGCGAGCTCTTCATCTGTCGCCGGACGGGGAGTCAGGATGTCTGAGTCTTTGAGTAATCCGTAACTGCTCATCAGATCGTGTGTGAGGAGCAGACGACGCTGGTTGAACGGATGATCATCATGAAAATAATATTGCGTGTAGTCTGGAGAGTAGATCAGACGAGCATTTCGGCTCACTGGGGTATCCCTCCTTCCGTAGGTCCGATTACGGAAAAGCCTTTTTCAAGGAGCAATTGCGTCACGATACGCGGATCAATGGTCTGTACCCGAAAAACAAGGTTCTTTTTCGCGGGCTTTTTCCCAGGAAAGACTACGATGCTCGTGACATTTACTTGTGCATCGCGAAAGACTTGACTGACTTCTGCCAGCATGCCGACGCGGTCATCTACTTCGACTTCGATATGGGAGCTAGGTTTGTTAACGCCGAATAATTCAATCAGGCTAGAGAAAAGATCCGATTCCGTGATCAATCCCACGAGCCGATTCCCTTCGACGATGGGTAGAGAGCCGATTTTGTGCTCGTATAGTTGGAGGGCTGCGTCTTCGATGAAATCCAGTGGGTGGGCAGTGATGACTTGTTGATTCATGATATCGGCTACAGGCTTGTGCAGGACGGTGTCGTCATCGTCATGTGTGAGCAGCCGAGAGGGGAGAGCGTCTCGCAGGTCACGGTCCGAGACAATGCCGACGAGTGAGTCGTTTTCAATGACAGGTAAATGCCTGATTCTGTTTGCACGGAGGAGAAGAAGCGCTTCTCCGATTGTAGTGGATGGCTGGATCGTGACTATTTTTTTCCGCATAATCTCTTCAATACGCATAAGAGTGACCTCCTGGAATCAAAAGGCGTCCAAACTAGTAAAGAAAACGATTTTGAAACCGCATAGCATCAAAAGCAACGACTGTTTCTGGGGGTACACGCTTGCCGATTTTGGCCATGAGACAGTTGGCGGGATGTGAGCATATTTCCGGGTCGTCTGTCGCCATCCAGCTTAGGCCTGCGCTGCCCATGACCTTTTCCATGACCTTTCTGTATTGCCACACATCGAGTCCTGTCCCTTTCAGATCCCAATGCCAGTAATACTCCGTTGTAAGAATGACGTAGTCTTCCATGGCGTCGTCCAGGAAGGCGACTTCCAGCAGCTTTTTGCCTACGCCACCCGCTCTCACTTTATGACTGATTTCAATCGCGCCCAGCTCCAACAAATCGGGCAGTTGCGCTTGTGACCATCGCTCCAATGGATCGGGGTGCAGAAAGGTCACGTAGCCGAGGACGAGGTCTCCTTCGCGTGCAATGATAATGCGCCCTTCAGGCAAATCAGCGATTTCAATGAGAGCTTCATGCTGCTGTTCAGGGATACGAAAAGCTTTCAGTCCCTCATCAAAGCGTAATGAGGCTAGATAACTTCCTGTAATCGGTCCTTCGACGAGCAGCTCCTTGTTGTTCACCATTAGGCTCAATGAATGATAGCGTTTGACGTGCTCCATCAGTTCCCCCCCTTACGATTGTAGAAAAACAGAGATGGCGTCTAACCATCTCTGTCAGTTGTCATTCCAGTTTATTCTGTGGTGTTGGCAGTTACGATGTTAGAATGTGGCGATTCTCCGTAACTGTTGACTGCGGTAATGTAATAGTTACTGCCATTCGGTACTTCTGCTGCGTGTGTAAAGCTTGTGCTAGAGACAGTACCGAGTAGCAAATAGCCGCTTGCTAAGTCTGGGCTAAAATATACGTTGTACATCTGCTCAGACGAGCTGCTTCCTTTCCACTTTAGCTGCCAACCGTTAGGCGTATTTTTGATAGACAAGGATTTCGGAGCAGCAGGTGGTAAAGCGGAATCTGTGCTTGTATTCGTGCCTCCTGATCCATCTGGAGGGTTAGTCCCAATTCCATCTGGATCTGTCTGACCATTCCCGTTATTGTCCATCGGATTCGGGATGCCTGTTCCCGTACCTTGATTTGGATCAGGCAACTGCCATGTCTGTGTAGAACCGACAGAAGAGATTGCGGACGGCTGCGATTCATGGCCAGCGATATCCACAGAAGTGACATAATAGCCTAAATCTCCGTGGGTTGCAGTCGTATCGGCAAAAGTCAATTCGGATGGATCTTTCACAGTCGCTACTTTGACAAAGCCGTTCTGCACATCAGCGCGGTAGATACGATAACCGACCAAGTCAGCTTCTTTGGCTGATTGCCAGGTAAGCGTAACTTGCTTGCCTGAGCCTGTGGCTGTTACACCGCTTGGCGAAGATGGCACTCCACCCTCCTCAGTACGAGGGTCTTCCTTGTCAGGTAGGCGCTGCTCCCAATCTGGTGGTTGGCTGGCGACCCGACTGTTTTTCGCTTGAATTTGCTCCTTGGTAGGTAGCGGATCAGGTGAGCGGTAGAAGACGCCTTCGGTAACAAAATCTTCAGGTGTTCCTTCCTTCGCCAAATACCGTTCGCCATTATACGTAATGACGCGTGCTTTTTGGTGGGTATCGTCCACCTTCGTCGGAACGAACTTGCTGTTGAACAAATCAGTGATCAAATGGCCAGCTTCTTTCGAGAGCTCACTTGGCAAAAGACCTGATTTCGAGTCAACAGTCGCGCTGACAATTCCCGCTGGCTTTTTAAAGGTGGAGTCAGAAGGTGAAAGGTTCGGATGCTTTGCAATGACATCCTTCATGACCTTACCCCATATGACCATCGGAACATATTTGTCTGCGTCTGGCATTGGATATGGCTCGTCAAAGCCAACCCATACCCCCATGGACAGCTCTGGCGTGTAACCGACGAACCAAAGGTCGTTGCTGTTGTTCGTTGTTCCGGTTTTACCAGCCACATCGACTTTGCGCGGCACGTATTTGCGGATGTGTGTACCTGTACCGTTATTGACAACGGTACGCATCATATCAGTGATCAAGTATGCTGTTTGCTCGCTGTATACTTGCACAGGTTTGTTTTCATGGTGGTAAATTACTTTTCCGGTGTTATCTTCAATTCGGTCAATCAGATAGGCATCCACGAAAGAACCGTGATTCGCGAATGTCGCATAGGCGTTTGTAATTTCCTCGGCAGTTGTTCCGTAGGTAAGACCGCCAATTACACCAGTGGCTGCATAGTTGTCAGCATCGACCAATGTTGTGATTCCCATTTTCTTCACATATTCGAGAGCCGTTCGAATGTCAACTTTTAAATACGTCTTGATCGCCGGGATGTTCCAGGACATCCGCAGTGCTTCGCGGGCACTCATAATCCCTTGCCATTTGTTGTTCCAGTTCTTAGGTAAATGGGAACCGTTCTGGCCGTCAGCGAGTAGCACCGGGGCGTCATCGATTGGGGATGCTGGCTGGAGCAATCCCAGTTCAAAAGCAGGAGCATAAGCTGCAAGTGGCTTCATGGCCGAACCAGGCTGGCGTGGTACGGTGGCGTGGTTCGTCTGTTCCACCTTGAAGTCACGTCCCCCGATCATGCCGAGGATGGCTCCTGTTTTGTTGTGAATCAGCATTGCGCCGACTTCTTCCAGAGCATTTTCGATTTTCTCTGTTTTGCCGTTCGAGCGACGAATCGTATAGGTGCGATTCTTACCGAAGTTTTTCGGATCGGCTGCAATAGCTTGCATGATGTCATATACGTTCTTGTCGATTGTGGTATGTATCTTGTACCCTTTTCGCAGTATGTCACGACGTTTCTCTTCAACCAGCTGTCGGTATTCGTTGCGGCCGATGGTTGACTTATCTCGCCCTTTTTCCAAGAGGTCTGCATCCACAAGTTGACGTGCGGCACGATCTTCAATTTCCATCATCAAGAAAGGTACTTCTCGATAGGCCTGCTGCGTCGGTTTTGCTAGCTGTGCCTTCAAATCACCTGTGAGAGCTCCATCGTATTGGGTTCGTGTGATGTAGCCATTTTCCAGCATGCGATCCAGCACCATTTTTTGGCGTTCCTTCCCGCGCTGATAGCTTTCTGCACGGAATGGAGAGTAGGCACCTGGGTTTTGAATCATTCCCGCAAGATAGGAGCCCTCAGCGAGCCCGAGCTCTTTTACATCTTTGCCAAAAATCCCTTTTGCAGCAGCCTGTACGCCGTATACGTTTGATCCGTTGGCGTTTTTTCCGAAGTAAATTTCGTTCATGTAGGCTTCTAGAATCTGATCTTTGGAAAACATGCGCTCAATCCGAATCGCGGTAAAGATTTCACGGGCCTTACGGGTGTGGCTAACTTCAGCAGAGAGGATTGTATTTTTTACAAGCTGCTGTGTAATCGTACTACCACCTGTTACGACAGGTTGGTTGGTAATTTCCTGAATCGCTCCGCGCATGGTAGATTGAAGCGAAACTCCGGAGTGGTGGTAGTAGGTTTTGTCTTCAGTTGCGATGATGGCATTAATTAAATAGGGAGAAACGTCTGCTTTCTTCACCAAACGTCGATCGCCTTCTTCGGCCCGCAATTGACCGATCAGAGAGCCGTCGTTGTAGTAGGCGAATCCAGTCAGATAGTTGGTGAAGATTTTATTCTCCAGTTCCTCCTTGCTGCGCACAGGCTCGTCCTTCACGAGTGCGGCAACATAACCTGTCACGATTCCTCCCGCGACTGCAGCTCCCATTAGCCCAAGTACGAAAACGATTTGGAAGATGATCCAGAACGTTCTACTACGGCTTCTGCGTCGCTTTTTCTTCGTCGGTTCAGAGGAAGATGTGTGGTTATTCGACATAGTCTACGACCCCCTAGCATACCACCTGATTATACCATACGAGGAACCTAGAGGATAGAATATGCGTAGGAGATAGCAAAATGTGTCAAAAACCGTTGAAAGTTGTCGGTGAATGAAAGCAATAAAAAAAAGAGCAGGCCGACAAGCGGCACTACTCTTTTTCTTTTTATCCTCAGACGATTAACGGCTGTAGAACTCAACGATCAGAACTTCGTTGATTTCAGCTGGCATTTCTTCACGGTCTGGCAGACGAGTGAAGGTACCTTCAGCAGCAGCATCGTTGAATGTAACGTAGTTCGGCAGGAAAGTGCGACCTTCCAGAGCGTCCTTGATCAGTTGCAGACCACGGGACTTTTCACGAATGGAGATTACATCACCCGGTTGTACGCGGTAGGATGGGATGTTTACTTTTTTGCCGTTTACCAGGAAGTGACCATGGTTTACCAACTGACGAGCAGCTGGGCGAGTTGGAGCAAAGCCCATGCGGTATACCACGTTATCCAGACGGGATTCCAGCAATTTCATGAAGTTTTCGCCCACTACGCCAGCCATTTTGCTAGCATTGTCGAAAGTGCGGCGGAATTGTTTTTCGTTAAGGCCAAACATGTGGCGCAGTTTTTGCTTTTCTTGCAACTGGATTCCGTACTCGCTCAGTTTACGACGGTTGTTGTGACCGTGTTGACCTGGAGGGAAGTTGCGTTTGATGTCTTTTCCTGTACCATCGAGGGAGATACCCAGACGACGAGCAAGTTTGTGACGAGGTCCTGTGTAACGTGACATGTATTCATTCTCCTTTAATATGGATTCGCAGGTGTTTACTTCCGGCAGGTTAGTTCCTACTTTATCTACACGAACTTCGGACGGTAGCGTTTCCGCATCGTGCTCCTCACAGATGATCAGCCGCCGTCTGTAAAGGGAGGGAACTAAGAGGGTACATCCTTCCGTTTTTACCTACAATCAATGCTACCCTGTACACATACATTCAATAATACTAGGCGATATATAGTAAAGTCAAGGGAAAAGAAGCACGCCATCCGCCACAAGAAGTGGGATGGATGGCGCTTTTTGGGTTTTATTTTTGCAACAAAGTGACCGAACCGTCTGAAGTGTCCCGTTTTTCGAGGAAACGGGTAAAGGTAATGGCTGCATCGGCGCGAGGGACGAGGCTTTGCGGCTGGAACTTCTGCTTATCGGTTGGTACGATACCGAGTGTAGTCGCGATAATGATCGAACCGCGGTACTTCGAATTGGCAATGTCTGAGAGCTGGGACTGGAACATGCCAGGGAAGTCCGTCAGTTTTTTGTAACCGAGTGCACGAACAATCATATCAGAGAGCTCTTCACGTGTAATCGTCTCATTTGGGTTCAGCTTGGAAGCATTTTTATCGAGAAGTCCGCGATCAACAGCACCTTCCACGGCTGAGAAGAAGCGCGTACCATTTGCCACATCGCTATAGGTGGCCTTTCGTTCCAGAGAGTACTGTGGATAGTGTCTGCCTTGGTTGAGACTGATCATGAGCATCTCAATCATTTCACCACGTGTGATCGGTTTTTGCGGCATAATATTACCGTTTTCAAGTGTTAGTGCGTCGTATTCATACATCAGCGAGAGTTCCTTCTCTGCTGGATGCCCCTTCAAATCGGCAGGAGCGGGACGATGCAGCACAAGCGTTTTGCCAGTAGAGCTGGAGCTCCACTCGCCTGTTACAGCGTCTAGATAATACGGCTGCTCAAATGGCGTAATGGTCGCCCGATAAACGATCTTGGCGGTTCGTTTCGGTGTGTAAGATGGCTGCTCTTTTACGCGTTTGGCATCCTCAGGAGTAAGAGGGACGAGGGCGTATACTGCCTCCGCTTTTGTCTCGGTCCACCACTTCTCGCTCGCTTCGGCAGCAGGCAGGTGCTTGGGAACTTGTATCGGGTATGTTTCGCTGCCCAATTCAGTACTGTAACTCATTAGCTCGCCCGTTTCTGTGTCAAACGTGAAGAAGGCAGAGCCGCTAGCTGCTGCTATTCCATTGATAAAACGCTCAAATCGGATCTGCGTCCGCTCGGAATCAACGGGTTGGTATTTGATTTCCTCTTCAAAACGCTCTGTCCAGTAAAGCTGGTGGGCCATGGTTGGCGCCAATTCGCGTATCGTTTCCATCGCTTTTGCCTTGAATTTTTCCATGTCTGGTTTTTTAGAAGCGGTTGTTTTTTCTTTATGGTTGCGAAAGTCCTTGTTCAACCGGTAGATGTCCCCGGATACAGCATCCACAGAAACATACGCAAACCCTTCTTCGCTGTTTCCTTTTTCGCCGAATTCGAGATCCCAGACAGGACGATTGCCACGGTAGTCTTTTTCATTGTAATTGGCAGAACGAAGCTCGTAGTTGGACAGCTTCAACGCTTTCAATGCCCATTGTACAGCTTCCTCTTGGGAGAGCGGTTGTCCGCTGCGGCGTGCAGGAAGGACTTTGCTGCTTACAGGCTCAGGGTCTTTCGCTGGTTGATACCGGGTCAACGATTGTGTCAATGCTTTGCCAGTCTCCGCATCAATGTAGAAAGGGAAGGGATTTATATACCCGAGAGATGGCTTGTTATTTTGTGTCTCCATCTGCTCCCACGGCAGCAGGTAAACTGGTTTTGGATTCGCTTGTTCTTTAAACAGTTTCTCGGCTTCTTCTTCTGAGATTTTCGTATCCGTATCCTCGAAAGTCACGTCGTTCCAGGACAGGGAATAGTTGGTCACTTTGCCGGAAGCATCTACAGTGATTTCCGCGCCGTTGTCGGGAAAGAGAATGCCGCCCACGTCACGAATAAAGCGGAAATTATAGTAGACTTCCGAGTCTAGCGGAGTTTTTGGCTCTGGCATGTCGCGCGTATACAGTCTTGTTTCCGCTGCTTTTCCTGCATTGTTTTTCTCCAAAAAGCGCTTCGCCTGCTCCTGTGCCTCCGAATAGGAAATTCGCTTTGCATAGGGAAGCGAGGATGCTTCCTGCTCATGACGCGAATAGGAAGTCAGCTCACCTGTATTGGCGTGGATACTGACGCTATAAGATAGAAGAACTTTGCCGTTTTCTGGATCTTTCTTCACCCAACTAAACGACCATTCTGGAAATGAGCGCCAGCTATCCGCTGAACGGAAGGATACATTTTGAACCGTCATCCCGGCGGTAGGCACTATTTTTGTAGCGAGTGTCAAGGCCGCTTCCTTGGAGAGTTTTGCTTTGGCTTGTGCCACGGAGTCAGCTTGTGAAACAGTAGTCGCCATTTTACTGGTACTCACATGAGGTGATTGTGCATGCGCTTGTGCGACAGGCAGCAACAGACTGGCAGATAGAACAAATGAGCTAGACCGAATGATCCACGGTTTCATAGGAACCCCTCCAACGATGTCATATTCTTCTTATCACCTCTGACGAGGGGAAGTGAAAGTTCGTTTCAGTTCAAACCCACGAAAAATAGTCCTGGGTATTTGCAGAAAGGAGTGAAATATAGGAATTTTGTACCAAATGTTTTTTTATCAATCTAGAATTGTGAACATGCATCTTATATAATAAGAAATACTATCCATAGAATACAGAACGGTAAGGGGATAAATCGTTTTGGAAACCATCATGTATCTCATTCGTCATGGAGAGACGGAGTGGAATCAGATTCGTCGTATACAAGGCCACAGTGACATCGCATTGAACGAGCTCGGGGTACGCCAGGCCGAGCAAGTAGCAGACAGGTTCCGAGGCGAGACAATTCGCGCTTTTTATTCGAGTGATCTTAGTCGCGCGCGTGATACCGCTGCCAAGATTGCTGGTAACTTTCAATCCACTGTTTCTACGCGGACAACATTGCGGGAGCGCTGCTATGGGGAGTGGGAGGGGCTCACCTATGAAGAAATACGTGAGCGATTTGAGAATCAGGATGAAGCCTCCTGTGGAATTGAGACATTCGAAGACATGCAGCGTCGAGCTGTAGCTGTCATGACAGAAATAGCAGAGAGCCATCCAGGTGAGGCGATTGTCGTTGTCTCGCATGGCGGTCTCATTAATAGCTTCTTACATTATGTGACGGTAGGAGAACAAGGAACGGGGATCACACGTATCGATAATACCGGTATTACGACATTTCGGTATGTAGATCGCAGGTGGGAAGTTCTATCCGTTAATGATACAGACCATTTGAAAGCTTGAGAAAATGCTGAGAGAGGGAGTTTCTCGTGTCAAGTAAAATGTTGGGGAAGTTAGAGACGGTCTTTTCCTACACGGCCCATTTTATCTTACAATCTTGGCCGGAAAAGCGCCCAGGCATCCTTTTCTTGACAGATTCCGGGGGCCGCGTAATCAACTTCATGGAAATGCAGGTTGGTCCATCTCAGAACTCTCAAGGGCTTACCCTGCAACACGATGTATCGATTGGCAAAGTCTTTGATTTTATTGTAGAGGCACTTTCTTCCAAAGAAATCGTAGTCCAAACGAGAAGTGAAACGAACAACGTGTGTGGAGCCTTTCCTTTGTGTGAAGAAGATGGAAGGGTTCGAGCTATCATTGGCATGATAGCGCCCAATGACCAAATCCATTTTGATTTGTCATCCTACATGCGCGGGTTAGAGCCGTTGATTCGCATGGGATATGATGCTTATATTCAACACGTAACAAGCCAGATTGTTATGGATTTGACGCTGCATGATACGACCAAAGAACTGCTGCAAAGCTTGACGGGTCAGATCAGCGACATTATCCAAAAAGGTTATTGTTCGGCCGTTAAGCTCACGGACAATGCCACGTTGATCCCGCAGGAGAGCGTAACAACGCAGGAGGCCGAGGGTGGACAAACCCACATTGCCCAACTGGTTTCGAGATTCGGTACGACGCAAATCATGCCTTCCATTTTGGATGACCACAGGCTTGTCGTCGTTCCGGTCTCCTTGAACCAAACTCCGCTCTACGCACTATTTTTGCATCTGCCAGCCGAAGAGACAGATTGCATGTACGATGAACGGGATGTAGCTTTTTTGCAGGAAGTAGGCGCGAAGGCAAGCTGCGCACTTTGGCGTTCGATCATGTCGGACGACCTGCGCCGTGAAGCGAGTAAAAAAGACTTGTTGTATCAGTTGATGTCAAAGATTCAAGCATCGATTGATGTGAATGATGTTTTGCATGAAATCGTGACGAGCATTCCCAGTCTTTATCCATACTTGTCGGCAGAGCTTTTCCTGACGGTTGAACCCAATGCAACCACCCCGGTCAAGCAGCTTTCTTTTCAAGAAGTAGAGCCGTCTACCAGTACCAAGGCCTATTTGGAAGGACGTCTCATTGCCGAAGAAGTGGGAGAAGGGGAGCAACAGGTGACAGTGATCGCAGCGCCACTCTTAGGCAAGCAGGGAATCTACGGAGTCTTGCAAGTGACGTCCGACCAGCGAATCACATTAAATCAGCATGAAAAGGACTACATCTCGATCTTGGCGGATACTGCTGGCACTGCGTTTGAAAATGCACAGCTTTATCAGCAGTCGCGCAATTTAATTCGAGAATTGCGTTTGATTAATGAGATGGCACGTCAGTTGAACAGAAGTCTTGATTTAAAGGAAATTCTCGATTTCGTTACGACGATGATGCGGGCTACCTTTGATGCGGAGTTTTGTGCCATTTTGCGAAAAACGCCAGGAGAGGATCGCTTCGATGTGATCTCTTCCTCCATTCCAGCGTTCAATGGCATGGCTATCGATTCTACAGAAAAGCCATTTCAGCAAATCTTGCAAAACAAACAGGCATTGTTGCTGGCTCAACCAGGGGCAGGACCGCTTCCTTTTTCGCTCTTTTCGTGCTGTTCCTTTATGGGGGTTCCGCTCGTTGTCGAGGGTGAGATTAGTGGAGTCCTTTTAGTCGCAGATTCCCGTTATCATTTTTTTAGTTTTGACGACTATAAACTCCTCGAAATATTTGGCCAGCACGCGAGCTTGGCAATGACCAACGCCGTCCTGCATAATGAAATGGAACGAATGGTCATTACGGATAATTTGACAGGTCTGTACACGAGAAGACACTTGAATGAACGAGTAAGAGGATCATTACAAAAAGACAGCTACGGCTCGTTGATCTTGATTGATATTGATTATTTTAAAACCGTGAATGATACATTTGGCCATCAGGTAGGGGACGAGGTATTGATTCAGGTCTCCAATCTGATTCGACATAGCATTCGAGATAGTGATATCGCAGCAAGATGGGGTGGAGAGGAACTCGCTGTTTATTTGCCGCGTGTGGACAAAGACACGGCGCAATCCGTGGCTGAGCGCATACGGGAATGTGTCGAGCAGGAGACGTCTCCACAGGTCACGATCTCATGCGGGCTAGCGAAATGGAGCAGGGAGATGGATGTAAACCTGAGTGTAGAAGCGCTGTTCCATCAAGCAGATATTGCTTTGTATGAAGCTAAAAATTCAGGTAGAAATCAAGTAGTTCTCGCCTAGAGCCAAAACAATGGCTCTTTTCTCTTTTCGGAAAAAAAGGCAAAAAACTTGAGAGGTAGATAAAAAATGACAGCGAACGATGGCAAGCAAGGGATCGCGACGCAAGTAGCACCTGATATTTTTTGTCTGGAAATACCTACGCCTTT
The window above is part of the Brevibacillus antibioticus genome. Proteins encoded here:
- a CDS encoding sensor domain-containing diguanylate cyclase; the protein is MLGKLETVFSYTAHFILQSWPEKRPGILFLTDSGGRVINFMEMQVGPSQNSQGLTLQHDVSIGKVFDFIVEALSSKEIVVQTRSETNNVCGAFPLCEEDGRVRAIIGMIAPNDQIHFDLSSYMRGLEPLIRMGYDAYIQHVTSQIVMDLTLHDTTKELLQSLTGQISDIIQKGYCSAVKLTDNATLIPQESVTTQEAEGGQTHIAQLVSRFGTTQIMPSILDDHRLVVVPVSLNQTPLYALFLHLPAEETDCMYDERDVAFLQEVGAKASCALWRSIMSDDLRREASKKDLLYQLMSKIQASIDVNDVLHEIVTSIPSLYPYLSAELFLTVEPNATTPVKQLSFQEVEPSTSTKAYLEGRLIAEEVGEGEQQVTVIAAPLLGKQGIYGVLQVTSDQRITLNQHEKDYISILADTAGTAFENAQLYQQSRNLIRELRLINEMARQLNRSLDLKEILDFVTTMMRATFDAEFCAILRKTPGEDRFDVISSSIPAFNGMAIDSTEKPFQQILQNKQALLLAQPGAGPLPFSLFSCCSFMGVPLVVEGEISGVLLVADSRYHFFSFDDYKLLEIFGQHASLAMTNAVLHNEMERMVITDNLTGLYTRRHLNERVRGSLQKDSYGSLILIDIDYFKTVNDTFGHQVGDEVLIQVSNLIRHSIRDSDIAARWGGEELAVYLPRVDKDTAQSVAERIRECVEQETSPQVTISCGLAKWSREMDVNLSVEALFHQADIALYEAKNSGRNQVVLA